ACTTCCTCATCTACGGCACCCCGGTCCCGGGCTACCACGCGCCCGACGACACCACCGCGATCTCGAACGAGATCATGACCGTGCTGCTGGAGGCCTGCGCCGCGCTACCGGTCGACAAAACGGCAACACCGTTCGACGTCCACCTCGACACCCACCGCGACTGGGCCGGTGACAACCCGGCGCCCTCCGCGACACTGCACCGCGCCCTGTCCTTCTGGACCCGGCTGCACGGCGTGGTGTCACTCGAACTCGCCGGGCACTTCACCGGCATGAAATTCGACCCGGCACTGCTCGTGGCCGACGAACTGGACGAGCTGACCGAGCGGTGATCCACCCGGTGCCAGGACAGCGGGACGTGTCTCACCGCGCGAGACGGCGGGCACTCCCCTGCCGTGCGCCGAGGACCGGCAGGGCCGCGGGCACCGTCGCGGCGTGCACCATCCGCGCGACCAGTTCCTCGTACGGGACGCCCGCCGCCGCGAACATGCGCGGCACCTGGGACTCCGCGGTCATGCCCGGCATCGTGTTGACCTCGTTGAGCACGGGACCGTCGGAGGTGAGGAAGAAGTCCACGCGGGCGACCCCGGCGCAGCCGAGTGCCTCGAACATCGTCAGTGCCGCCCGGGTGAGCACGGCGAGGTCCGGTCCGGTGAGGTCGGCGGGCACCGTGAAGTCGGCGGTACCGTCGTACTTCGTGGCCGTGTCGAAGAAATCCCCGCCGGGGTGGATCTCCAGTGGCGGCGCGGCCCAGCAGCCGCGGTCGGCGTCCCGGAGGACCGCGACGTCGATTTCGCGGCCCTCGACGACGTGCTCGACGAGGACCCGGTCGTCGTAGCGGGCGGCCAGGCGCACCGCCTCCGCCAGCTGGCCGGCGTCCCGGGCGAGCGAAACGCCGTAGCTGGAACCGGCGGACACCGGTTTGACCACGACCGCCGTGCCGAACTCGATGTCGTCGCCCGCACGCACCAGACGTCCTGGCGCCACAGGGATTCCGACGGCTTCGGCGACCAGTTTGGTCATCCACTTGTCCATGCCGACCGCGCCCGCCCGCAGATCCGAGCCCGCCACCGGTTTCCCCGCGAGAGCGCACAACGCCGCGAGCGCGCCGTCCTCCCCGAGCGGGCCGTGCACCGCCGGGAAGACCACGTCCGCCCGTTCCAGCAACGGCAGCGCGGCGGCCAGCGACGCGGCGGCGGTGAGCCCGAGTGCTTCCCCGTGCCGCCATCGCCCGTCGCGGCCGATGGTGAGATTGGTGGCTTCGAACCCACGGCACCGCAGCGCGCCCGTGACGGCGGCGGCGGTGGCCAGGGAAACCTCGTGCTCGGCGTTCTGCCCGCCGCCGATGACCAGGACGTGGGTCATGCGCTCGTCCTCACTCGTGCTCCGATTCCGGTGACGATGGTGTGCGGGATGGTCCCGGCCCAGCGGGCCCAGTCCTGGATGGTCGGCGTGATCCCGTCCCGCGGCCCGAACACGGTCGCGGTCGTGCCCGGCGGCACGGGAGCGGCGCCGGTGTCGACGACGATCTGGTCCATCGAGACGCGGCCGACGATCCGGTGGCGGCGTCCGTGGATCGCCACGCAGGCTTCCGGCGAGATCTCCCGCGGAATCCCGTCGGCGTACCCGAGTGGCAGCACGCTCAGGTACGTGGCGGTCGTCGTGACGTACGTACCGCCGTAGCCGACCGGTGTCCCCGCCTCGACGGCCGCGCTGTGCACCACCGGTGCGGTCAGGCGGGACGCGCCGTGCAACTCCGTGGTGCCGGACGGGTCGATGCCGACCAGGCCGGCCCCGAACCGCACCATGCCGAAGTGGGTGGACGGGTCGGTCAGCGTCCCCGAGGTCGCCGCCAGATGCGTGAGCGGCACGCCCAGGCCCGCGGCCCGCACCGCCGTCCGGGCCTGCCGCAGGCGTGCCACCGCGGGCGCGTTCGCCGCCGGATCGGCCTCGTCGGCCAGCGGCAGGTGCCCCATGAGACCCACGACCTGCGCCTGCCCGTGCCGCTGGGCCCCCGCGGCGGCCGTGATCAACGCGTCCCACTCGGCCGCCGGGCAGCCTTCCCGGGCCATGCCGGTGTCCACGTGCAGGTGGATCCGCACGCCGGCGGGCGTGGACCGCGACACCAGTGCCGCCAGCTCGCCCACCGATCCGACGGCGACGTCGATCCCGCCTGCCGCGGCGGCCTCGGCGTCGGCGCCGGACGGGTTCAGCCAGGTCAGGATCGGCACGGTCAGCCCCGCCGCCCGCAGCGCCAGCGCCTCGGCGAGGTCGGTCGTGCCGAGCCAGTCCGCCCCGGCGGCGACCGCGGCCCGCGCGACCGGGACGGCGCCGTGCCCGTACCCGTCCGCCTTGACCACGGCCAGGATCCGAGCGGAGGTCCGCGCGCGGGCGATCGCCAGGTTCGCCCCGATCGCCTCCGGGAGCGTGCGCAGGGTGGGTGGCACGAGGCCGGTGCGGACCGTGCTGGTCACCGCCGCATCCTCGGATCATGCGTGGGATCGGCG
This is a stretch of genomic DNA from Amycolatopsis endophytica. It encodes these proteins:
- a CDS encoding D-alanine--D-alanine ligase family protein yields the protein MTHVLVIGGGQNAEHEVSLATAAAVTGALRCRGFEATNLTIGRDGRWRHGEALGLTAAASLAAALPLLERADVVFPAVHGPLGEDGALAALCALAGKPVAGSDLRAGAVGMDKWMTKLVAEAVGIPVAPGRLVRAGDDIEFGTAVVVKPVSAGSSYGVSLARDAGQLAEAVRLAARYDDRVLVEHVVEGREIDVAVLRDADRGCWAAPPLEIHPGGDFFDTATKYDGTADFTVPADLTGPDLAVLTRAALTMFEALGCAGVARVDFFLTSDGPVLNEVNTMPGMTAESQVPRMFAAAGVPYEELVARMVHAATVPAALPVLGARQGSARRLAR
- the alr gene encoding alanine racemase — its product is MTSTVRTGLVPPTLRTLPEAIGANLAIARARTSARILAVVKADGYGHGAVPVARAAVAAGADWLGTTDLAEALALRAAGLTVPILTWLNPSGADAEAAAAGGIDVAVGSVGELAALVSRSTPAGVRIHLHVDTGMAREGCPAAEWDALITAAAGAQRHGQAQVVGLMGHLPLADEADPAANAPAVARLRQARTAVRAAGLGVPLTHLAATSGTLTDPSTHFGMVRFGAGLVGIDPSGTTELHGASRLTAPVVHSAAVEAGTPVGYGGTYVTTTATYLSVLPLGYADGIPREISPEACVAIHGRRHRIVGRVSMDQIVVDTGAAPVPPGTTATVFGPRDGITPTIQDWARWAGTIPHTIVTGIGARVRTSA
- a CDS encoding TetR/AcrR family transcriptional regulator — encoded protein: MTNPGESPRERYRAQVREEIKQHAWEQIAAAGVPALSLNAIAKRVGMSGPALYRYFASRDDLITALIRDAYRSLADTVQAAAGADLAGLARAIRDWARADPQRYFLIYGTPVPGYHAPDDTTAISNEIMTVLLEACAALPVDKTATPFDVHLDTHRDWAGDNPAPSATLHRALSFWTRLHGVVSLELAGHFTGMKFDPALLVADELDELTER